A DNA window from Brassica napus cultivar Da-Ae chromosome A4, Da-Ae, whole genome shotgun sequence contains the following coding sequences:
- the LOC106447339 gene encoding F-box/kelch-repeat protein At3g13680-like isoform X1, with the protein MKTIFDLPGELLEDEIFSRVPMTSLRSVRSTCRKWNSLCKNRILFGKAAAAKKQFMMMDSRICLMNLDLPKDDGDPSIKQVSLLDQIEISKVFQCNGLLLCVLKDCSRLLVWNPYLAQTRWIEPRISFQSSDRFAVGHHDNNLNHKILRISDEIHPVTSKHVLGFELYDFSSGSWKVLDVTPHWEIWSHLRGVSLKGNAYFPAQKKIIEAGTKIRRVAGFFLSFDFTTESFGPLLPLPFQSQHGGVFTSLSCVREDQLAVLYQHWEAQETVEISVTDKIGPNVVSWTKFLKLVTSFCLHPYSGSFFIDEEKKIAVVFVLERAKACRYQTAHVIGQDGYFKSVRIREAPDLGNTFHHHERYCAPLVCSSYRPCLVQLQIKQPTVLMERM; encoded by the coding sequence ATGAAGACAATTTTCGATCTTCCAGGGGAATTGTTAGAGGATGAGATATTCTCTAGGGTGCCGATGACATCTCTGAGGTCAGTGCGATCTACATGCAGAAAGTGGAACTCTTTATGTAAAAATCGTATCCTTTTTGGTAAAGCAGCAGCAGCAAAGAAGCAGTTCATGATGATGGACTCAAGGATTTGTTTGATGAACTTGGATCTCCCCAAAGATGACGGCGACCCATCTATAAAACAAGTAAGCTTACTTGATCAAATCGAGATATCTAAGGTGTTTCAGTGTAATGGCTTGTTGCTATGCGTCCTTAAGGATTGCTCTAGGCTCTTGGTATGGAATCCATACTTAGCGCAAACGAGGTGGATCGAACCCAGAATCAGTTTCCAAAGTTCAGACAGGTTTGCTGTCGGACACCACGACAACAACCTTAACCACAAGATCCTGAGGATCTCTGATGAGATTCATCCAGTTACAAGTAAACACGTTTTAGGGTTCGAACTCTACGATTTTAGCTCGGGTTCTTGGAAGGTTCTTGACGTCACACCCCACTGGGAGATATGGTCTCATCTACGCGGCGTGTCTTTGAAGGGAAACGCTTATTTTCCTGCTCAAAAGAAGATAATTGAGGCGGGGACAAAGATACGAAGGGTTGCAGGTTTCTTCCTCTCTTTTGATTTCACAACAGAGAGCTTCGGGCCGCTTCTGCCTCTACCGTTTCAGTCCCAACATGGAGGAGTTTTCACGTCTCTGTCTTGTGTTAGAGAAGACCAGCTCGCCGTATTGTATCAACACTGGGAGGCACAAGAGACGGTCGAGATTAGTGTTACGGATAAGATTGGTCCTAATGTTGTGTCTTGGACAAAGTTTTTGAAACTCGTCACTAGCTTTTGCCTTCACCCTTATTCCGGTAGCTTTTTCATTGACGAGGAGAAGAAAATTGCTGTGGTTTTTGTTCTAGAAAGGGCCAAGGCTTGTCGCTACCAAACTGCTCACGTCATCGGACAAGATGGATACTTCAAATCTGTGAGAATCAGAGAAGCTCCTGATCTCGGGAACACTTTTCATCATCATGAGAGATATTGTGCCCCACTGGTGTGCTCTTCATATCGTCCTTGCTTAGTGCAACTGCAAATCAAGCAGCCAACCGTTCTAATGGAAAGAATGTGA
- the LOC106447339 gene encoding F-box/kelch-repeat protein At3g13680-like isoform X2: MMMDSRICLMNLDLPKDDGDPSIKQVSLLDQIEISKVFQCNGLLLCVLKDCSRLLVWNPYLAQTRWIEPRISFQSSDRFAVGHHDNNLNHKILRISDEIHPVTSKHVLGFELYDFSSGSWKVLDVTPHWEIWSHLRGVSLKGNAYFPAQKKIIEAGTKIRRVAGFFLSFDFTTESFGPLLPLPFQSQHGGVFTSLSCVREDQLAVLYQHWEAQETVEISVTDKIGPNVVSWTKFLKLVTSFCLHPYSGSFFIDEEKKIAVVFVLERAKACRYQTAHVIGQDGYFKSVRIREAPDLGNTFHHHERYCAPLVCSSYRPCLVQLQIKQPTVLMERM, from the coding sequence ATGATGATGGACTCAAGGATTTGTTTGATGAACTTGGATCTCCCCAAAGATGACGGCGACCCATCTATAAAACAAGTAAGCTTACTTGATCAAATCGAGATATCTAAGGTGTTTCAGTGTAATGGCTTGTTGCTATGCGTCCTTAAGGATTGCTCTAGGCTCTTGGTATGGAATCCATACTTAGCGCAAACGAGGTGGATCGAACCCAGAATCAGTTTCCAAAGTTCAGACAGGTTTGCTGTCGGACACCACGACAACAACCTTAACCACAAGATCCTGAGGATCTCTGATGAGATTCATCCAGTTACAAGTAAACACGTTTTAGGGTTCGAACTCTACGATTTTAGCTCGGGTTCTTGGAAGGTTCTTGACGTCACACCCCACTGGGAGATATGGTCTCATCTACGCGGCGTGTCTTTGAAGGGAAACGCTTATTTTCCTGCTCAAAAGAAGATAATTGAGGCGGGGACAAAGATACGAAGGGTTGCAGGTTTCTTCCTCTCTTTTGATTTCACAACAGAGAGCTTCGGGCCGCTTCTGCCTCTACCGTTTCAGTCCCAACATGGAGGAGTTTTCACGTCTCTGTCTTGTGTTAGAGAAGACCAGCTCGCCGTATTGTATCAACACTGGGAGGCACAAGAGACGGTCGAGATTAGTGTTACGGATAAGATTGGTCCTAATGTTGTGTCTTGGACAAAGTTTTTGAAACTCGTCACTAGCTTTTGCCTTCACCCTTATTCCGGTAGCTTTTTCATTGACGAGGAGAAGAAAATTGCTGTGGTTTTTGTTCTAGAAAGGGCCAAGGCTTGTCGCTACCAAACTGCTCACGTCATCGGACAAGATGGATACTTCAAATCTGTGAGAATCAGAGAAGCTCCTGATCTCGGGAACACTTTTCATCATCATGAGAGATATTGTGCCCCACTGGTGTGCTCTTCATATCGTCCTTGCTTAGTGCAACTGCAAATCAAGCAGCCAACCGTTCTAATGGAAAGAATGTGA